From Alcaligenes faecalis, the proteins below share one genomic window:
- the murJ gene encoding murein biosynthesis integral membrane protein MurJ, translating to MIWAGLKARLSSLHDDHRRIALGAMRVAFFLLLGKAAGAFKEMAVAYRYGVSDVVDAYQFTMVMANWLPVTIVGSMSVVLIPVLVRLHRLEPAARSRFLGELKAWCIVLGCVLGALIWISWPWVLQWTGQGLSPAVHEMSRELLFAFAPAAVLTLMIGLSAARLRAHERHINTLLESVPAFVILIWVLAAGGNAGIGPLLWGTLLGMTIQAVWLMILASRADQIWARPTISLRAEQWPDLLKAATIMLVGQVAMSFVGPIDQYTAANLGANANATLGYATRLLALVLGVGAASVGRAALPVLADIQSRGDNARARSMALKWSVMMLLAGGVAAAIGVLLAPWGVALLFERGAFTAQDTATVAQVFSWGLVQLPFYFGVLILVQLLASQNRYKSMAIIAVINFLVKAALNPILAARMGPSGIMLATSLMYAASFTCYFILALRPASAFASGSQE from the coding sequence TTGATCTGGGCCGGCCTGAAAGCACGTCTGTCTAGTCTGCATGACGACCACCGTCGCATCGCCCTGGGGGCGATGCGGGTGGCGTTTTTTCTATTGCTGGGCAAGGCAGCGGGCGCTTTCAAAGAAATGGCGGTGGCGTATCGCTACGGTGTGAGCGATGTAGTCGATGCCTATCAGTTCACGATGGTCATGGCCAACTGGTTGCCAGTGACGATCGTCGGCTCCATGTCTGTTGTGCTGATTCCGGTTCTGGTGCGCTTGCATCGCCTGGAACCGGCTGCGCGCAGCCGTTTTCTGGGTGAACTCAAGGCCTGGTGCATTGTGCTGGGCTGCGTGCTGGGGGCCTTGATCTGGATTAGCTGGCCCTGGGTGCTGCAATGGACTGGGCAAGGGCTAAGCCCCGCCGTCCATGAAATGAGCCGGGAGCTGCTGTTTGCCTTTGCGCCTGCGGCAGTGCTGACGCTGATGATTGGCCTGAGCGCCGCGCGCTTGCGGGCGCATGAGCGCCATATCAATACCTTGCTGGAAAGTGTCCCGGCCTTTGTCATCCTGATCTGGGTGCTGGCAGCGGGTGGGAATGCCGGTATTGGTCCTTTGTTGTGGGGCACCTTGCTGGGCATGACGATCCAGGCCGTGTGGTTGATGATTCTGGCCTCGCGGGCCGATCAGATCTGGGCTCGCCCCACGATCAGCCTGCGTGCGGAGCAATGGCCGGATCTGCTCAAGGCTGCCACCATCATGCTGGTGGGGCAGGTTGCCATGAGCTTTGTTGGTCCTATTGACCAATATACGGCGGCCAATCTGGGGGCTAATGCCAATGCGACCTTGGGTTATGCCACTCGCTTGCTGGCATTGGTTCTGGGTGTTGGCGCTGCTTCTGTCGGTCGGGCCGCTTTGCCTGTGCTGGCGGATATTCAAAGCCGAGGCGATAACGCCCGTGCTCGCTCCATGGCCTTGAAGTGGTCGGTCATGATGTTGCTGGCCGGTGGAGTTGCCGCCGCGATTGGTGTTCTGCTGGCGCCTTGGGGAGTGGCCCTGCTGTTTGAGCGTGGTGCGTTCACGGCGCAGGATACGGCCACGGTCGCCCAGGTGTTTAGCTGGGGGCTGGTGCAACTGCCCTTTTATTTTGGGGTGCTGATTCTGGTGCAGTTGCTGGCCAGTCAGAACCGTTATAAATCCATGGCAATTATTGCCGTGATCAATTTTCTGGTGAAAGCGGCCCTGAACCCGATTCTGGCGGCTCGCATGGGCCCGTCGGGCATCATGCTGGCGACCAGCCTGATGTATGCGGCTTCTTTCACTTGTTATTTCATCTTGGCCTTGAGGCCAGCCAGTGCCTTCGCGTCTGGTTCGCAGGAATAG
- a CDS encoding MraY family glycosyltransferase, translating to MGESFTWLYICVVAFMVGGLIVASERWHGRLTGDSDLSKPQASHSRPTPRVGGLAVVAGSLAGLLVLGPSNMTLTWLWPVLFLAAMPVFVAGLVEDITKDVGSLKRLLAAFLSAAIAWWLLGGVSRVGVSWADWVLGFWPISLLFTMIAVGGCTHALNIIDGMNGLAGMIATLMALSLALVALQVQDIPIFLIAASLASATLGFLVWNFPFGRVFLGDGGAYFLGFMLAELAVQLVVRNPSVSPFYALAVLFYPVFETMFSIWRRRFKRGVPVDQPDALHLHQLVFRRLVRSTFSRDSGGALPAFCNAMTSPYLWVLALIGLVPATIWWDNTWALCASMLAFSLVYIWLYSRLVSWRRPSWLLLPSVRRRVDRD from the coding sequence ATGGGGGAATCCTTTACCTGGTTGTATATCTGTGTCGTGGCTTTTATGGTCGGCGGGCTTATTGTGGCCTCCGAGCGTTGGCACGGCCGTTTGACTGGGGACAGCGACCTTAGTAAACCCCAAGCGTCCCATTCTCGTCCTACCCCGCGTGTGGGTGGGCTGGCGGTGGTGGCAGGCAGTTTGGCCGGCTTGCTGGTGCTGGGTCCCAGCAACATGACACTGACCTGGCTGTGGCCGGTCTTGTTTCTGGCTGCCATGCCGGTTTTTGTGGCGGGCCTGGTCGAGGACATCACCAAGGATGTGGGTTCTCTGAAACGTTTGCTGGCCGCTTTCCTGTCGGCAGCGATTGCCTGGTGGCTGCTGGGTGGTGTGTCGCGCGTTGGGGTGAGCTGGGCCGACTGGGTTCTGGGCTTCTGGCCCATTTCGCTGCTCTTTACCATGATTGCCGTGGGCGGCTGTACTCATGCACTGAATATTATTGACGGGATGAACGGCCTGGCGGGCATGATCGCCACCTTGATGGCTCTGTCCCTGGCTCTGGTGGCCCTGCAGGTGCAGGACATCCCGATTTTCCTGATTGCGGCCTCGCTGGCCTCGGCCACCCTGGGTTTTCTGGTGTGGAACTTTCCTTTCGGACGGGTCTTTCTGGGCGATGGCGGGGCGTATTTCCTGGGCTTCATGCTGGCTGAGCTGGCTGTACAACTGGTGGTGCGTAATCCCAGTGTGTCGCCGTTCTACGCCTTGGCCGTGCTGTTTTATCCTGTTTTCGAAACCATGTTTTCGATCTGGCGCCGCCGTTTCAAACGGGGTGTGCCTGTGGATCAACCGGATGCGCTGCACCTGCACCAGCTGGTGTTCCGCCGTCTGGTGCGCTCCACGTTCAGTCGTGACAGCGGTGGGGCCTTGCCCGCGTTTTGTAATGCCATGACCTCGCCTTACCTGTGGGTTCTGGCCTTGATCGGTTTGGTTCCGGCCACGATCTGGTGGGACAATACCTGGGCTTTGTGCGCCAGCATGTTGGCCTTCTCACTGGTGTATATCTGGCTCTATTCCCGTCTGGTTTCGTGGCGCCGCCCCTCCTGGTTGCTGCTGCCGTCGGTACGGCGGCGCGTAGACCGGGATTGA
- a CDS encoding FAD-binding oxidoreductase has product MTFLNELEQRIGQQHVLTGQSMQQYLEDWRGRYTGTALAVARPATTEEVAQVVRLCAQHRVPIVPQGGNTGLCGGATPDNSATALVLSLERLNKIRSVDTDNDTMVVEAGCILQNVQQAARDHQRLFPLSLAAEGSCTIGGNLATNAGGTQVLRYGNARDLTLGLEVVTAQGEILHGLLGLRKDNTGYDLRNLFIGSEGTLGIITAATIKLYPQPVAACTALLALNTIEDAVQVLALARQGLAASLTGFELIAGNCLQAVLHCYPDQRMPFQGPAEKAAWYALLELSDSESLEHARERFESVIGLALEQDLVQDAVIAETIAQSKALWHLRESIPLAEKAYGKSIKHDVSIPVSVMSQFVHETDKALQEAFPGLENVTFGHLGDGNLHYNVARGTAFTEEELLKRQDEIYALVHDSVHRFNGSISAEHGVGQLKRQLLPRYKDPVSLTLMKQIKMALDPLGIMNPGKVLPD; this is encoded by the coding sequence ATGACTTTTCTGAACGAACTTGAACAGCGTATTGGTCAGCAGCATGTGCTGACAGGACAATCCATGCAGCAGTACCTGGAGGATTGGCGTGGACGCTATACCGGTACTGCGTTGGCGGTGGCCCGGCCTGCAACGACGGAAGAAGTGGCCCAGGTTGTGCGTCTATGCGCGCAGCACCGCGTGCCCATCGTCCCTCAAGGCGGCAATACCGGCTTGTGCGGGGGCGCGACTCCGGACAATAGTGCGACGGCGCTGGTACTGTCTTTGGAGCGCTTGAACAAGATTCGCAGCGTGGATACTGATAACGACACCATGGTGGTGGAAGCCGGCTGCATTTTGCAAAACGTGCAGCAAGCCGCCCGCGACCATCAGCGCCTATTCCCCTTGAGCCTGGCCGCAGAAGGCAGTTGCACCATTGGTGGCAATTTGGCGACCAATGCGGGCGGCACGCAGGTTCTGCGTTACGGCAATGCCCGCGACCTGACATTGGGGCTGGAAGTCGTCACTGCTCAGGGCGAAATCCTGCATGGTCTGCTTGGCCTGCGCAAGGACAATACCGGCTACGACCTGCGCAACCTGTTCATTGGTAGCGAAGGCACCTTGGGCATCATCACCGCTGCCACCATCAAACTCTATCCCCAGCCAGTCGCTGCATGCACCGCCTTGCTGGCGCTGAACACAATTGAAGATGCCGTACAAGTGCTGGCCCTGGCCCGTCAGGGCTTGGCCGCTTCCTTGACCGGCTTTGAGCTGATTGCAGGCAACTGCTTGCAAGCGGTACTGCACTGCTACCCCGATCAACGCATGCCTTTCCAGGGGCCGGCAGAAAAAGCGGCCTGGTATGCCTTGCTGGAACTGTCCGATAGCGAAAGCCTGGAGCATGCCCGCGAGCGTTTTGAGAGCGTGATCGGTCTGGCTCTGGAGCAAGATTTGGTGCAAGACGCCGTTATTGCCGAGACCATCGCACAAAGCAAGGCGCTCTGGCACTTGCGTGAAAGTATTCCCCTGGCTGAAAAAGCCTATGGGAAAAGCATCAAGCATGATGTGTCCATTCCCGTGTCTGTGATGTCCCAGTTCGTGCATGAGACGGACAAGGCCTTGCAGGAAGCCTTCCCCGGTCTGGAAAACGTGACGTTCGGGCATTTGGGCGACGGCAATCTGCACTACAACGTGGCGCGCGGCACCGCCTTCACGGAAGAAGAGCTGCTCAAGCGTCAGGACGAGATTTACGCCCTGGTGCATGACAGCGTGCACCGCTTCAATGGTTCGATCAGCGCCGAGCATGGTGTGGGTCAACTCAAACGCCAACTGCTGCCACGTTATAAAGATCCCGTTTCCCTGACCTTGATGAAGCAGATCAAGATGGCACTGGATCCGTTGGGGATCATGAACCCCGGTAAGGTATTGCCCGACTGA
- a CDS encoding glycosyltransferase family 4 protein, which yields MLMFVVNNPAFFLSHRLPLAQAAQREGYDVHVATMDGPAVAEIERHGLHHHALPMTRSGTNPLQELQTIWALWRLFRRERPELVHAVTIKPVLYGGIAARLAGVPGFLAAVSGLGYVFTKRDKSFDPVRWIALQLYRIALGHPNSRVIFQNSNDRDVLLEDRVVKRDQCILIRGSGVDLNEFQAVPEPEGPPVALMVSRLLVDKGVREFVEAARISAAQGSPVKWVLAGSPDPGNPASISEQEWQNWQKQGVVECLGERSDIAQLYAQSHIAVLPSYREGLPKSLVEAAACGRAVVTTDVPGCRDAIEPGVTGVLVPVRNAQALAAAVMELGEDTAKRQAMGAESRRLAEEAFDIGRISEAHLDLYQYLSR from the coding sequence ATGCTGATGTTCGTGGTCAATAATCCCGCTTTTTTCCTGTCGCACCGTTTGCCCTTGGCGCAAGCCGCCCAGCGTGAAGGTTATGACGTGCATGTGGCCACCATGGATGGCCCGGCAGTGGCCGAGATCGAGCGTCACGGCCTGCATCACCATGCTTTACCCATGACGCGCAGCGGGACCAATCCCTTGCAAGAGCTGCAAACCATCTGGGCCTTGTGGCGTCTGTTTCGGCGGGAGCGTCCTGAACTGGTGCATGCAGTCACCATCAAACCTGTTCTGTACGGTGGCATTGCGGCGCGACTGGCCGGTGTGCCGGGCTTTCTAGCTGCCGTATCGGGTTTGGGTTATGTATTTACCAAGCGCGACAAGTCCTTTGATCCCGTGCGCTGGATAGCACTGCAGCTTTATCGCATAGCTTTGGGACATCCCAATAGCCGTGTGATTTTTCAAAACAGCAATGACCGTGATGTCTTGCTGGAAGATCGTGTGGTCAAACGTGACCAGTGCATCCTGATTCGTGGTTCTGGGGTAGACCTGAACGAGTTTCAGGCCGTGCCAGAGCCGGAAGGCCCGCCCGTTGCCTTGATGGTGTCACGTTTGTTGGTAGACAAGGGCGTGCGAGAGTTTGTGGAAGCTGCCCGTATCAGTGCCGCCCAAGGCAGCCCGGTGAAGTGGGTATTGGCTGGCAGTCCTGACCCTGGCAATCCCGCCAGCATCAGCGAGCAGGAATGGCAGAATTGGCAAAAGCAGGGCGTGGTGGAGTGCTTGGGTGAGCGTAGTGATATTGCGCAGCTGTACGCTCAATCACACATTGCCGTGTTGCCGTCTTATCGTGAAGGCTTGCCTAAATCCTTGGTGGAAGCCGCAGCCTGCGGGCGCGCGGTGGTTACAACGGATGTACCCGGTTGCCGGGATGCCATTGAGCCTGGAGTAACGGGTGTGCTGGTGCCAGTGCGTAATGCGCAGGCCTTGGCGGCGGCGGTGATGGAGTTGGGTGAGGATACGGCCAAGCGACAAGCCATGGGGGCGGAAAGCCGCCGTCTGGCTGAAGAGGCCTTTGATATAGGCCGCATCAGCGAGGCCCATCTGGATCTGTATCAGTATTTGAGCCGTTAA
- a CDS encoding phosphatase PAP2 family protein: MFFRPYIVASAVLFTVLGIVAAVTMGSATDLSLSAYFYDTQVQDFSWRLQPFVDLFGRRLVWFVPFGGAVIWTIVAWRQPRGSRRQLAWAGAAFFMGSGPLMVGVLKHLTAMPRPFNLAMFGGTESMPAYFWAHSWAEAGNALPSAHAASGFVLLSLFFVGLMTGCRKLAAGGFVLGISAGLLFGFLRIMQGYHFLSQVLASGAVLGLYGCVLFYILWSWARHKQLPA, translated from the coding sequence ATGTTTTTTCGTCCTTATATCGTTGCCAGTGCCGTCTTGTTTACTGTTTTGGGAATCGTCGCGGCCGTGACGATGGGTTCGGCAACGGATCTGTCTCTCAGCGCCTATTTCTATGACACGCAAGTCCAGGATTTTTCCTGGCGTTTGCAGCCTTTTGTGGATTTGTTCGGGCGCAGATTGGTCTGGTTCGTCCCCTTTGGCGGCGCGGTGATATGGACGATTGTGGCGTGGCGGCAGCCCAGGGGCTCCCGCCGCCAATTGGCCTGGGCGGGGGCGGCTTTTTTCATGGGTAGTGGCCCGTTAATGGTCGGCGTGCTGAAACATCTGACCGCCATGCCAAGGCCCTTTAATCTGGCCATGTTCGGTGGCACAGAATCCATGCCTGCCTACTTTTGGGCGCATTCCTGGGCTGAGGCCGGCAATGCCTTGCCCAGCGCTCATGCCGCATCCGGTTTTGTGCTCCTGTCCCTGTTCTTTGTAGGCCTCATGACAGGCTGCCGCAAATTGGCCGCCGGGGGCTTTGTACTGGGTATCAGCGCCGGTTTGCTGTTCGGCTTTTTGCGTATCATGCAGGGCTACCATTTTCTTAGCCAGGTGCTGGCTTCGGGCGCTGTGCTGGGACTGTATGGCTGCGTGCTGTTTTATATCTTGTGGTCTTGGGCCAGACATAAGCAATTGCCTGCCTAG
- the tviB gene encoding Vi polysaccharide biosynthesis UDP-N-acetylglucosamine C-6 dehydrogenase TviB, translating into MKLQLENVKLAVIGLGYVGLPLAVEFGKKRSVIGFDINARRVAELKEGVDRTLEVESAELAEASGLSYSCEADELAQANVFIVTVPTPIDEFKQPDLTPLVRASETIGKVLKRGDIVVYESTVYPGATEEVCVPVLEQVSGLRFNEDFYAGYSPERINPGDKEHRVSTIKKVTSGSTPEVAELVDALYREIIVVGTFKASSIRVAEAAKVIENTQRDVNIALINELALIFNRLGIDTLDVLEAAGTKWNFLPFRPGLVGGHCIGVDPYYLTHKAQAIGYHPEIILAGRRLNDSMGGYVASQLVKAMTKRRIQVQGSRVLLLGLAFKENCPDLRNTRIVDIVHELKQYDVHVDVYDPWVDPKEAQHEYGITPVETPKAGEYDGVIVAVAHKQFKELGVDGVRQWGKPEHVLYDLKYVFDREQSDLRL; encoded by the coding sequence ATGAAGTTGCAACTTGAGAATGTGAAACTGGCCGTTATCGGCTTGGGATATGTCGGTTTGCCTTTGGCAGTAGAGTTTGGCAAAAAGCGTTCCGTTATTGGTTTTGACATTAACGCGCGTCGCGTCGCCGAACTCAAGGAAGGGGTAGACCGCACGTTGGAGGTCGAGAGCGCAGAGCTGGCCGAGGCCAGTGGCCTGAGCTACTCCTGCGAGGCGGATGAACTGGCACAGGCCAATGTCTTCATCGTGACCGTGCCCACGCCTATTGATGAATTCAAGCAGCCCGATCTGACGCCGCTGGTTCGTGCGTCCGAGACCATCGGTAAAGTGCTCAAGCGTGGTGACATCGTGGTTTACGAGTCCACGGTTTACCCAGGTGCTACCGAAGAAGTGTGCGTGCCCGTGCTGGAGCAAGTGTCGGGTCTGCGCTTCAACGAAGATTTCTACGCCGGCTACAGCCCGGAGCGTATCAATCCGGGCGACAAGGAACACCGCGTCTCCACCATCAAGAAAGTCACTTCCGGCTCGACGCCTGAAGTAGCTGAGCTGGTGGATGCCCTGTACCGCGAGATCATTGTGGTGGGCACATTCAAGGCCAGCTCCATTCGTGTGGCTGAAGCTGCCAAGGTGATCGAGAACACCCAGCGCGACGTGAATATCGCCCTGATCAACGAACTGGCCCTGATTTTCAACCGTCTGGGGATTGATACCCTGGACGTGCTGGAAGCGGCGGGCACCAAGTGGAACTTCCTGCCTTTCCGTCCCGGTCTGGTCGGTGGTCACTGCATTGGCGTAGACCCCTACTACCTGACCCACAAGGCACAAGCTATCGGTTACCACCCCGAAATCATTCTGGCTGGCCGTCGCCTGAACGACTCCATGGGTGGTTACGTGGCGTCCCAGCTGGTTAAAGCCATGACCAAGCGCCGCATTCAGGTGCAAGGTTCACGCGTTCTGCTGCTGGGTCTGGCCTTCAAGGAAAACTGCCCGGATCTGCGTAACACCCGTATTGTCGATATCGTGCATGAACTCAAGCAATACGATGTTCATGTAGACGTGTACGACCCCTGGGTTGATCCCAAAGAAGCGCAGCACGAATACGGCATTACGCCTGTCGAGACTCCCAAAGCGGGTGAGTACGACGGCGTCATCGTGGCCGTGGCTCACAAGCAGTTCAAGGAGCTGGGCGTGGACGGCGTGCGCCAATGGGGCAAGCCCGAGCATGTGCTCTACGACTTGAAGTATGTGTTTGATCGCGAACAGTCCGATCTGCGCCTTTAA
- a CDS encoding phosphomannomutase/phosphoglucomutase — MTPISALPTAVFKAYDIRGTVPEQLNPDFAYQLGLALAASAREQKVQTLVVGYDGRHSSPSLSLALRKGIQAGGVNTVDLGMVPTPVVYFAANVLETGSGVAITGSHNPSNYNGFKMMMAGKTLHGQDIQDLMKRMQAGVQPAPQAGTDEKKDLLDLYVNTIAERVTLARPMKIALDCGNGVGGVVAARLFKALGCEVDMLFEDVDGSFPNHHPDPAEPHNLQDLIAHVQNTDCEVGLAFDGDADRLGVVTRSGQIIWPDRQLILYARDILQREPGSTIIFDVKCSRHVALEIAKAGGEPLMWQTGHSLIKAKLAETGAPLAGEMSGHVFFKEGWYGFDDGLYTGARLLAILSRGDNPTAELEALPQDLSTPELKLPLAEGEPHALIARLQKEGRFPSSNQLNTIDGVRAEYPDGFGLARASNTTPVIVLRFEAQSQEALDRIQGEFRAALLALKPDAALPF, encoded by the coding sequence GTGACTCCAATTTCTGCTCTTCCGACCGCTGTATTCAAAGCCTACGACATCCGAGGCACCGTTCCTGAACAACTGAATCCAGATTTTGCCTATCAATTAGGCTTGGCCCTGGCGGCCTCGGCACGTGAGCAGAAAGTCCAGACCTTGGTAGTAGGCTATGACGGCCGTCACAGCAGCCCCTCTCTGTCCTTGGCCCTGCGAAAAGGCATCCAGGCAGGTGGCGTGAATACCGTTGATCTGGGCATGGTGCCCACCCCCGTCGTCTATTTTGCGGCCAATGTGCTTGAAACCGGCTCGGGCGTAGCCATTACAGGCAGCCATAACCCATCCAATTACAACGGCTTCAAGATGATGATGGCTGGCAAGACCTTGCACGGCCAGGACATCCAGGATTTGATGAAGCGTATGCAAGCCGGGGTTCAACCAGCACCACAAGCAGGCACGGACGAAAAGAAAGACCTGCTGGACCTGTACGTCAACACCATTGCAGAACGTGTAACGCTGGCCCGCCCCATGAAAATTGCCCTGGACTGCGGCAATGGCGTCGGTGGCGTCGTAGCCGCCCGCCTGTTCAAGGCCCTGGGTTGCGAAGTGGACATGCTGTTTGAGGATGTAGATGGCAGCTTCCCCAACCACCACCCAGACCCGGCCGAGCCGCACAATCTGCAAGACCTGATCGCCCATGTTCAAAACACGGACTGCGAAGTGGGCCTGGCCTTTGACGGCGATGCCGACCGCCTGGGTGTGGTGACTCGCTCCGGTCAGATCATCTGGCCAGACCGCCAGTTGATCCTGTATGCGCGCGATATTTTGCAACGCGAGCCCGGCTCCACCATTATTTTTGACGTGAAATGCAGCCGCCACGTCGCTCTGGAAATTGCCAAGGCGGGTGGTGAGCCCTTGATGTGGCAAACCGGCCATTCACTGATCAAGGCCAAACTGGCCGAAACGGGTGCACCCCTGGCTGGCGAGATGAGCGGCCACGTGTTCTTCAAGGAAGGCTGGTACGGCTTTGACGATGGCCTGTACACCGGCGCACGTCTGCTGGCGATCCTTTCTCGCGGTGACAACCCTACGGCCGAGCTGGAAGCCTTGCCGCAAGACCTGTCTACACCGGAACTGAAACTGCCTCTGGCCGAGGGCGAGCCCCATGCCTTAATTGCCCGCCTGCAAAAAGAAGGCCGCTTCCCCAGCTCCAATCAGCTCAACACGATTGATGGTGTGCGCGCCGAGTATCCGGATGGCTTCGGTCTGGCTCGTGCCTCCAACACCACGCCTGTGATTGTGCTGCGTTTTGAGGCCCAGTCCCAAGAGGCGCTGGATCGGATTCAGGGGGAATTCCGTGCGGCATTGTTGGCTTTGAAGCCTGATGCTGCCTTGCCTTTCTAA
- a CDS encoding SDR family oxidoreductase, translated as MSSAFEQASQQLRNQPKTWLVTGCAGFIGSNLLEALLKMDQQVVGLDNFATGHQYNLDEVRDQVGAERWARFRFIEGDIRSLDTCREAVKGVDYVLHQAALGSVPRSLNDPLTSNEVNVNGALNMMVAARDEQVKAFVYAASSSTYGDHPGLPKVEDTIGRPLSPYAVTKFVNELYADVFARAYGFSSVGLRYFNVFGKRQDPNGAYAAVIPKWVSAMIQNQDVQINGDGQTSRDFCFIDNVIQMNILAAVQQKPAVAEVYNVAVNARTSLNELFEHLKQTLSTNGVNYTKQPIYADFRAGDVLHSQADISKARTQLGYEPTHTILQGLNTAMPWYVAFLS; from the coding sequence ATGAGCTCTGCATTTGAACAGGCGAGCCAGCAACTGCGTAATCAGCCAAAAACCTGGCTGGTTACGGGTTGCGCCGGCTTTATCGGGTCCAACCTGCTGGAAGCCCTGCTGAAAATGGATCAGCAGGTGGTCGGTCTGGATAACTTTGCAACTGGCCATCAATACAATCTGGACGAAGTGCGCGATCAGGTTGGGGCCGAGCGCTGGGCCCGTTTTCGCTTTATTGAAGGCGACATCCGTAGCCTGGATACCTGTCGCGAGGCCGTCAAGGGCGTGGACTATGTGCTGCACCAGGCGGCGTTGGGTTCGGTACCGCGTTCCTTGAACGATCCGCTGACCTCCAACGAAGTCAACGTGAATGGTGCCTTGAACATGATGGTGGCCGCACGTGACGAACAGGTTAAAGCCTTTGTTTATGCGGCTTCCAGTTCCACCTACGGCGACCACCCCGGTTTGCCCAAGGTGGAAGACACGATTGGTCGCCCACTGTCTCCCTACGCCGTCACCAAGTTCGTGAACGAGCTGTATGCGGACGTGTTTGCCCGTGCCTACGGCTTCTCCAGCGTGGGCCTGCGTTACTTCAACGTGTTTGGAAAACGTCAGGACCCTAACGGTGCATACGCCGCGGTGATTCCCAAATGGGTGTCGGCCATGATCCAGAACCAGGATGTGCAAATCAATGGGGACGGGCAGACCAGCCGCGATTTCTGCTTTATCGACAACGTTATTCAAATGAATATCCTGGCCGCCGTGCAGCAAAAGCCTGCTGTGGCCGAGGTTTATAACGTGGCCGTCAATGCCCGCACCAGCCTGAACGAGCTGTTCGAGCACCTGAAGCAGACCCTGAGCACCAATGGTGTGAACTACACCAAGCAGCCCATCTACGCCGATTTCCGTGCTGGTGATGTGTTGCATTCCCAAGCGGATATCTCCAAGGCCCGTACACAACTGGGTTACGAGCCGACTCACACGATTTTGCAGGGCCTGAATACGGCCATGCCCTGGTACGTGGCGTTTCTGAGTTGA
- a CDS encoding glycosyltransferase family 4 protein → MLLIHSLGGGGAERVAVDLSAAWVARGYRVSLVTQAGRDKDAYTVAEGVERHVLGTAGSSRGRLDALWKNWRRVSRVRSLIRKTKPDVVLGMMTTSSVLAISAAKGLPCKVIATEHTHPPSQSLSSFWQKARLRTYPQAHAVIALTAGTADWLREHVPGSQVQVIPNAVRWPMDRAEPVVPVPELPEGRKRLLAVGRLHPVKGFDTLVESFAMLSNYFPDWDLVILGEGEQRAPLEARIAELELQERIQLPGRVGNMADWYEQSDLYVLSSRMEGLSNSLLEAMASGLTAVAFDCDTGPREIIRANIDGVLVRPTEDVEALAAHLSDLMSNEDKRQRLARRATDVRDRFSSARVLALWQQVLEQCLRRT, encoded by the coding sequence ATGCTGCTTATCCACTCTTTGGGTGGGGGTGGGGCAGAACGTGTCGCCGTCGATTTAAGCGCAGCCTGGGTGGCGCGCGGCTATCGAGTGTCTCTGGTGACGCAGGCCGGCCGTGACAAAGACGCGTATACCGTAGCAGAGGGCGTAGAGCGCCACGTGCTGGGAACGGCAGGCAGCAGTCGTGGCCGCCTGGATGCCTTGTGGAAGAACTGGCGGCGCGTGAGCCGGGTGCGATCCCTGATACGCAAGACCAAACCCGATGTGGTTCTGGGCATGATGACCACTTCCTCGGTACTGGCCATTTCTGCCGCCAAAGGCTTGCCCTGCAAGGTGATTGCTACCGAGCATACGCATCCTCCGTCCCAGTCCTTGTCCTCTTTCTGGCAAAAAGCCCGCTTGCGTACCTATCCGCAAGCCCATGCGGTCATTGCGCTGACGGCCGGTACAGCAGACTGGCTGCGCGAGCACGTGCCCGGTAGCCAGGTGCAGGTGATTCCCAATGCGGTGCGCTGGCCCATGGACCGCGCCGAGCCAGTAGTGCCGGTGCCCGAACTGCCAGAAGGACGCAAACGCTTGCTGGCCGTGGGGCGGCTGCATCCGGTCAAGGGCTTCGATACCTTGGTTGAATCATTTGCCATGCTGTCCAACTATTTCCCCGACTGGGATCTGGTGATTCTGGGCGAAGGCGAGCAACGTGCTCCCCTGGAGGCACGGATTGCGGAACTGGAACTGCAAGAGCGGATTCAGCTGCCAGGGCGTGTCGGCAATATGGCGGACTGGTATGAACAGTCAGATCTGTATGTGCTCAGCTCCCGTATGGAGGGCTTGTCCAACAGTTTGCTGGAAGCCATGGCCAGTGGTTTGACGGCAGTGGCCTTTGACTGCGATACCGGCCCGCGCGAGATCATCCGTGCCAATATCGATGGTGTTTTGGTACGCCCGACTGAGGACGTGGAGGCCTTGGCGGCCCATTTGTCCGACCTGATGTCCAACGAAGACAAGCGTCAGCGATTGGCGCGCCGTGCCACGGATGTGCGCGACCGCTTTTCCTCGGCCCGCGTGCTGGCGCTGTGGCAGCAAGTGTTGGAACAGTGCTTGCGTCGGACTTAA